In the genome of Enterococcus hirae ATCC 9790, one region contains:
- a CDS encoding YczE/YyaS/YitT family protein: protein MIALAITLLITAHKGADTISVFLLGMLTLIDIPFWVASLLFNAVVLGIVAIFNRKELGIGSLINGFGLGLLIGQIEPWLNKLSVNMTGYSIMAVLLAPILFGVGAGLYVSSNKGSAALEALTQLLFKFTGFSLTFIRIGLDALMVIVGVLLGAPIGIGTLLCVLAIGPIFGLTLKQLNRV from the coding sequence ATGATTGCATTAGCGATCACATTATTGATCACTGCACATAAAGGCGCAGATACGATCAGTGTTTTTTTATTAGGTATGTTGACGTTGATTGATATTCCCTTTTGGGTAGCTAGTTTGTTGTTTAATGCAGTAGTGTTAGGAATCGTTGCTATCTTCAATCGAAAAGAATTAGGGATCGGTAGTTTAATCAATGGTTTTGGATTGGGATTACTGATTGGACAGATTGAACCATGGCTAAATAAACTTTCAGTTAACATGACTGGCTATTCGATCATGGCAGTTCTTTTAGCCCCTATTTTATTTGGGGTTGGAGCGGGATTATATGTTTCTTCAAACAAAGGATCTGCTGCATTAGAAGCACTGACTCAATTGCTTTTTAAATTTACGGGATTTAGTTTAACTTTTATTCGGATCGGTTTAGATGCACTAATGGTCATTGTGGGCGTATTATTAGGTGCCCCTATTGGTATCGGAACACTTCTATGTGTACTAGCGATTGGACCAATCTTTGGATTAACACTAAAGCAATTGAATAGAGTTTAA